The following coding sequences are from one Sciurus carolinensis chromosome 11, mSciCar1.2, whole genome shotgun sequence window:
- the LOC124959381 gene encoding LOW QUALITY PROTEIN: olfactory receptor 2B2-like (The sequence of the model RefSeq protein was modified relative to this genomic sequence to represent the inferred CDS: inserted 1 base in 1 codon; substituted 1 base at 1 genomic stop codon), with the protein MTRLLVKIFTRLKGEHSISNPLVEECSYDESQLSHCIHRTQENQTTGVTFILLGFSEYPELQVPLFLLFLTIYTVTVLGNTGMILVIRVNPKLHTPMYFFLSHLSFIDFCYSTMVTPKLLENLVVEDRAISFPGCILQFFFACIFVVTETFMLAVMAYDRFVAVCHPLLXTVAMSQKLCSLLVATSYSWSIVCSLTFIYFLLTLSFCGTKFINNFVCEHAAIVAVSCSDPSVSQKILFVFATFNEISSLVIILASYVFIFITVMKMPLTGGHYKAFSMCASHLTTITSFHGTFLFLYYVPTTKNSWLIVKIASVFYTVVIPMLNFLIYSLRNKDVKEVVRKLINTQLFENHEVRNQSTVSTFILVGFSEFPHLQAPLFLLFLSIYTVTLVGNLGIIVIIRINHKLQTPXYFFLSHLSFLDICYSSVFMSKLLDLLVVEDRTISFNGCMTQFFFICMFVIPEMFMLAVMAYDRFVAVCNPLLYTVAMSHKLCAFLVTETYTWGGLCSLIITYSLVQLSYYGLGLLNHFGCEYSAIISVSCSDSSFSQMVCFIISIFSEACSLLFTLASYVIIVVIVIRMPSKGGLRKAFSTCTSHLTAISIFHGIILLPYCMPHSRKFWLLVKVVTALYTVMIPMLNLLIYSLRNKDVKETLRRLINSKLHSHPV; encoded by the exons ATGACAAGACTGTTGGTGAAAATATTCACCAGACTAAAGGGCGAACACAGTATTAGCAATCCTTTGGTGGAGGAATGCTCTTATGATGAAT CTCAACTTTCCCATTGTATTCACAGAACCCAAGAAAACCAGACTACTGGAGTGACATTCATCCTCCTGGGCTTCTCAGAATACCCAGAGCTCCAGGTGCCCCTGTTCCTGCTCTTCCTGACCATCTACACAGTCACTGTGCTGGGCAACACAGGCATGATCCTGGTCATCAGAGTCAACCCCAaactccacacccccatgtactttttcctcagtcacttgtccttcattgatttctgctacTCTACCATGGTGACTCCCAaactcttagaaaacttggtGGTGGAAGACAGGGCAATCTCCTTCCCAGGCTGCATCCTGCAGTTCTTCTTTGCATGCATATTTGTGGTGACAGAGACATTCATgttggcagtgatggcctatgaccgatTTGTGGCCGTGTGCCATCCTCTCCTCTAGACAGTTGCAATGTCCCAGAAGCTGTGTTCTTTGTTGGTGGCCACTTCATACTCTTGGAGTATAGTCTGTTCTTTAACATTCATATACTTTTTGTTGACCTTGTCTTTTTGTGGGACtaagtttataaataattttgtctgtGAACATGCTGCCATTGTTGCTGTGTCCTGCTCTGACCCCTCTGTTAGCCAGAAGATCCTTTTTGTCTTTGCCACATTCAATGAAATAAGCAGCCTGGTGATTATTCTTGCTtcctatgttttcattttcatcactGTCATGAAAATGCCTTTAACCGGGGGGCACTACAAAGCCTTCTCCATGTGTGCCTCCCATCTGACCACCATTACTAGCTTCCATGGgaccttccttttcctctactatGTCCCCACCACCAAAAATTCATGGCTCATCGTCAAGATTGCCTCTGTCTTTTACACAGTGGTCATCCCTATGCTTAACTTCCTGATCTACAGCCTCAGGAACAAAGATGTGAAGGAGGTAGTTAGGAAGTTAATCAACACCCAATTATTT gagaaTCATGAAGTCAGAAACCAGAGCACTGTGTCCACATTCATCCTGGTGGGATTCTCAGAATTCCCACACCTCCAGGCACCCCTCTTCCTGCTGTTCCTCAGCATCTACACAGTCACTCTGGTGGGGAACTTGGGCATAATTGTGATCATAAGGATCAATCATAAGCTTCAAAcac tgtactttttcctcagtcaCCTTTCATTTCTGGACATTTGCTACTCCAGTGTATTTATGTCCAAGCTCTTAGATCTCTTGGTTGTGGAAGACAGAACGATCTCCTTCAATGGATGTATGacacagtttttctttatttgtatgtttgtgaTTCCAGAAATGTTCATgttggcagtgatggcctatgaccggttTGTGGCCGTGTGTAACCCCTTACTCTACACAGTTGCTATGTCTCACAAGCTCTGTGCCTTCTTAGTGACTGAAACTTACACATGGGGTGGCCTCTGCTCCTTGATAATTACATATTCCCTTGTGCAACTATCCTACTATGGATTAGGCCTCTTGAACCACTTTGGCTGTGAGTACTCTGCCATCATCTCTGTCTCCTGCTCTGATTCCTCCTTCAGCCAGATGGTGTGTTTCATCATTTCTATATTTAGTGAGGCATGTAGCCTCCTGTTCACCCTTGCCTCCTACGTCATCATTGTTGTCATTGTCATCAGGATGCCTTCCAAGGGTGGTCTCcgcaaagccttctccacctgtacCTCTCACCTGACTGCCATCAGCATCTTCCATGGGATCATCCTCCTTCCCTACTGCATGCCCCACTCCAGAAAATTCTGGCTCCTGGTTAAAGTGGTGACTGCACTTTATACAGTCATGATCCCCATGCTGAATCTCCTGATCTACAGCCTCAGGAACAAAGATGTCAAAGAGACACTGAGGAGGCTGATAAACTCCAAACTGCATTCTCAtccagtataa